From Campylobacteraceae bacterium, the proteins below share one genomic window:
- a CDS encoding type II toxin-antitoxin system Phd/YefM family antitoxin translates to MNAILSNYSASISELKKSPSSIIEEAGDEAVAILNHNKVSSYLVPAKTYEKLLSIVDDYLLEQEVNKRINDKDEIVSVNLDDL, encoded by the coding sequence TTGAATGCTATTTTATCAAATTATTCTGCAAGCATATCAGAATTAAAAAAATCACCCTCTTCAATTATTGAAGAAGCAGGAGATGAAGCAGTAGCTATTTTAAATCATAATAAGGTTAGCTCATATTTAGTTCCTGCAAAAACCTACGAAAAACTATTAAGTATTGTTGATGACTATTTATTAGAACAAGAAGTAAATAAAAGAATTAATGATAAAGATGAAATTGTTTCTGTAAATCTTGATGACTTATAA